The window AGATGATTTGGTTGTGGTTACAGACCATATGATTGATTATCTCAAGGGAAGAAGAGAATCCCTAGATATGCAGGCAACCATTGCTGGTCAGGTGAGAGAGGTTTTTGACCAGCAGGATAAAGAGCATATGGTTGACGTACAAGATTTATTTGTTAAGGGTACATATATTCGTAATATTTGCTTTATATTGATGGTGCTTCTATTAGGTGTTTTATTCTACCGCCACAAAAAGCTCTTTTTAAATACACTTTTTATGGTAAAATATGTATTTGCATGTATTATTATGTTAATATTAATATTAAGCGCTCTCTTGCTTATAGATTTTAATAAGTATTTTACGATCTTTCATGAGATATTCTTTAATAATGATTTGTGGCTATTGGATCCCGATACCAGTATATTGATTAATATGGTACCAGAGGTATTCTTTTTCCAAACAGCGATGATTATCTTAGGCATATTTGTTATGAGTGTGACCATTATATTGGTACTTATTGAAGTATTCAAAAAAAGGTCTGTCAATTACCCAAGTCTAAGAAGCTTTGTCAAATAGATAGATTACAGGTGGTTATATGTCAGTGGTTTGGTTCATCATAAAAATCATATTGTGGATTATACTTAGTCTCATTCTGCTGATATTAGGCTTATTGACGTTTATTTTATGTGCACCTATTCGCTATAAAGTATCTGGAGAAAAGTATGAGGACATGAAGCTTAATGTAGTTGTCACATGGTTGTGCCATATTATTTCAGTGCGATATAGCTTAGAAAATGGGGGCAAGGTTACCGTTAAGGTTTTTGGGAAAATTATAAACGGTGAAAAGAAAGAGAAAAAAAAGAAAGTAAAAAGAAGAAGAAGTGCAAACAATAATAAGCGTAAACACCCGTCAAAAAGCAAGAAAGATAATAAGCTTAAAAATAATGCTTTATCCAATGAAGTGGTCAGTGAAACACCTATACGACAGGAAAATACGGAAGAAAAGATAGAAGAAGATAAAGCAAAAGAAGGTACCGTTGTAAAAGACGATAAAATCGTCACAGAAGAGACAATTGTTGATGTTAAGCAAGCAGATGACAATGTCACAAAACAAGGGAATGCCCAGTCTGTCCATTCTGAAGAGACTGATGCTAAGATTAAAGAGCATAGAAGGCGCAAAGAGCAAAAACAGTCAAAAAAAAGGAAGAAGGACAACAAGAAAGATAAAGCTAATCAAGGGAGTATATGGGATAAATTTAAACGTATTCGCTCCTTCTGGCAAGATGAAAATAATAAAAAAGTCATAAAGTTTGTAAAAAAACGAATACTACTTATGTTGAAACATATCCTGCCGCGTAAGTTTCATGCTAAAGTAATCATTGGTACAGGTGATCCTGCCACAACAGGATACATTGTAGGAGCAGCAAGCATACTATATACAGTAACAGGTGATAAATTGCAGGTTGTGCCTCATTTCAGTGAATCAACCATACAAGGTGATATTTACGTAAAAGGAAGAATCTATTTGATCATACTTGTAGGGCA is drawn from Vallitalea pronyensis and contains these coding sequences:
- a CDS encoding TIGR01906 family membrane protein; amino-acid sequence: MKILSTTTGIIVGICLFFVLLFTAVQVVAYNASYYKWQYKRHEVMEATKMSLDDLVVVTDHMIDYLKGRRESLDMQATIAGQVREVFDQQDKEHMVDVQDLFVKGTYIRNICFILMVLLLGVLFYRHKKLFLNTLFMVKYVFACIIMLILILSALLLIDFNKYFTIFHEIFFNNDLWLLDPDTSILINMVPEVFFFQTAMIILGIFVMSVTIILVLIEVFKKRSVNYPSLRSFVK
- a CDS encoding DUF2953 domain-containing protein, with amino-acid sequence MSVVWFIIKIILWIILSLILLILGLLTFILCAPIRYKVSGEKYEDMKLNVVVTWLCHIISVRYSLENGGKVTVKVFGKIINGEKKEKKKKVKRRRSANNNKRKHPSKSKKDNKLKNNALSNEVVSETPIRQENTEEKIEEDKAKEGTVVKDDKIVTEETIVDVKQADDNVTKQGNAQSVHSEETDAKIKEHRRRKEQKQSKKRKKDNKKDKANQGSIWDKFKRIRSFWQDENNKKVIKFVKKRILLMLKHILPRKFHAKVIIGTGDPATTGYIVGAASILYTVTGDKLQVVPHFSESTIQGDIYVKGRIYLIILVGHALRIILNKRVRQLYKTIKS